One genomic region from Jiangella sp. DSM 45060 encodes:
- a CDS encoding SDR family NAD(P)-dependent oxidoreductase, with protein MKVAIVGASTPIGTAIARRFAADGGRVAGISLEPAGDPVLAADLTADCTVPEAATAAVEDAVRALGGLDVLVPAAGVMPVAPAHRTTDEQWRRAVAGCLDTFFYTARAALPHLLDGGGAIVAVSSVNAFLAAPWVAAYAAAKGGVDALVRQLALDYARHGVRVNAVAPGMVTFPSDVPEPHAGYPIARTIEPAEVAEAVAFLAGPGASAITGVVLPVDGGLSIASPAAFAREDLRARLDGDL; from the coding sequence GTGAAGGTGGCGATCGTCGGCGCGTCGACGCCGATCGGGACCGCGATCGCCCGGCGCTTCGCCGCCGACGGCGGCCGGGTCGCGGGGATCTCGCTGGAACCGGCCGGCGACCCGGTGCTGGCCGCGGACCTGACGGCGGACTGCACGGTCCCGGAGGCGGCGACTGCGGCCGTCGAGGACGCCGTGCGGGCGCTCGGCGGGCTGGACGTCCTCGTACCGGCGGCCGGCGTCATGCCCGTCGCCCCGGCCCACCGGACCACCGACGAGCAGTGGCGACGGGCGGTCGCCGGCTGCCTCGACACGTTCTTCTACACCGCCAGGGCGGCGTTGCCGCACCTGCTCGACGGTGGCGGGGCGATCGTCGCGGTGTCGTCGGTGAACGCGTTCCTGGCCGCGCCGTGGGTGGCCGCCTACGCCGCGGCCAAGGGCGGCGTCGACGCGCTGGTGCGCCAGCTGGCGCTCGACTACGCCCGGCACGGCGTGCGCGTCAACGCCGTCGCGCCGGGCATGGTCACGTTCCCGTCGGACGTGCCGGAGCCGCACGCCGGCTACCCGATCGCCCGCACCATCGAGCCGGCGGAGGTGGCCGAGGCCGTCGCATTCCTGGCCGGCCCCGGCGCCTCGGCCATCACCGGCGTGGTGCTGCCGGTCGACGGCGGCCTGTCCATCGCCTCGCCGGCCGCCTTCGCCCGGGAGGACCTGCGGGCCCGGCTCGACGGAGACCTCTGA
- a CDS encoding dihydrodipicolinate synthase family protein: MTHTVHGLVPILATPFGPDGSLDRAGLRRLVEFQLASGVDGVAVFGMASEGFALTTPERRTILADVAEVAGAAIPVVAGVNGTSTATALEQAREALSGGARALMVLPPFMVKPGPDQLVQFYGEVGAAAQAAGAEVMVQDAPGNTGVAMPPSLIVELSKLDGVTSVKVEAPPTVPKVGAVVDAIGEDDDFAVLGGQNAQFVLDEYARGSVGTMPACEFPDLLGPILATWNAGDRAGARAAFTGLLPLIVHGLQQGYAWAVHKEVLVRRGIIEHATVRLPAKPLDPGGRALLEDVLAGLELPRVKG, from the coding sequence ATGACCCACACCGTCCACGGTCTCGTGCCGATTCTCGCCACCCCGTTCGGGCCCGACGGGTCGCTCGACCGCGCCGGTCTGCGCCGGCTGGTGGAGTTCCAGCTGGCCAGCGGCGTGGACGGCGTGGCCGTCTTCGGCATGGCGAGCGAGGGCTTCGCGCTGACCACCCCGGAGCGCCGGACCATCCTGGCCGACGTGGCCGAGGTGGCGGGCGCCGCGATTCCGGTCGTGGCCGGCGTGAACGGCACGTCCACGGCCACCGCGCTCGAACAGGCACGCGAGGCGCTGAGCGGTGGCGCCCGGGCGCTCATGGTGCTGCCGCCGTTCATGGTGAAACCCGGCCCGGACCAGCTCGTGCAGTTCTACGGCGAGGTCGGCGCGGCGGCTCAGGCGGCCGGCGCCGAGGTGATGGTGCAGGACGCGCCCGGCAACACCGGCGTGGCGATGCCGCCGTCGCTGATCGTCGAGCTGAGCAAGCTCGACGGCGTGACGTCGGTCAAGGTGGAGGCGCCGCCGACGGTGCCCAAGGTCGGCGCGGTGGTCGACGCCATCGGCGAGGACGACGACTTCGCGGTGCTCGGCGGGCAGAACGCGCAGTTCGTGCTGGACGAGTACGCACGCGGCTCCGTCGGCACCATGCCGGCGTGCGAGTTCCCCGACCTGCTCGGGCCGATCCTGGCCACCTGGAACGCCGGCGACCGTGCCGGTGCGCGGGCCGCGTTCACCGGTCTGCTGCCCCTGATCGTGCACGGCCTGCAGCAGGGGTACGCGTGGGCGGTGCACAAGGAGGTCCTGGTGCGCCGTGGCATCATCGAGCACGCCACCGTGCGTCTGCCGGCCAAGCCGCTGGACCCCGGTGGCCGGGCGCTGCTCGAGGACGTGCTCGCGGGGCTGGAGTTGCCGCGGGTGAAGGGGTGA
- a CDS encoding mandelate racemase/muconate lactonizing enzyme family protein — protein sequence MLIRAVETFVLKLGAGEAYLGALRDGGQIGPEYAVREPWRSLYSSRYETLLVKVTADDGTCGWGEALAPVGPEVPAAVVDRLLAPVLRGMDARRPRPAWSRLRDLMRERGHLTGHQADALAAVDIALWDLAGRIAGRPVAELLGGAFRDAVPVYVSGLPRETDDERAALAATWVERGATAVKLHLGHGVDADLATVDAVRAAAPSLRVAVDAHWVYDVTDALRLADGLAARGGWFLEAPLAPEDVAGHAELVRQARLPIAVGEALRNRYEFGSWLDARALRLAQPDVARTGITEAMVVAELAAARHVPVAPHHSTGLAVALAAGLHVSAAVESLAVFEYQPTSVDVGQRVLRQPLPIGPGSIAVPGGPGLGIDVDEESIRKLAEESDAR from the coding sequence ATGCTGATCCGTGCGGTCGAGACCTTCGTCCTGAAGCTCGGAGCTGGTGAGGCGTATCTCGGCGCGCTGCGCGACGGCGGGCAGATCGGCCCCGAGTACGCCGTGCGCGAGCCCTGGCGCAGCCTGTACTCGTCCCGGTACGAGACGCTGCTGGTCAAGGTGACCGCCGACGACGGCACCTGCGGCTGGGGTGAGGCGCTGGCGCCGGTCGGCCCCGAGGTCCCGGCCGCCGTCGTCGATCGCCTGCTCGCCCCCGTGTTGCGCGGCATGGACGCCCGGCGGCCGCGCCCGGCGTGGTCGCGGCTGCGAGACCTGATGCGCGAGCGCGGCCACCTGACCGGCCATCAGGCCGACGCGCTGGCGGCGGTCGACATCGCGCTCTGGGACCTCGCCGGGCGCATCGCCGGCCGACCGGTCGCCGAACTGCTGGGCGGCGCCTTCCGCGACGCGGTGCCGGTCTACGTGTCAGGGCTGCCGCGCGAGACCGACGACGAACGGGCCGCGCTGGCCGCCACCTGGGTGGAGCGCGGCGCCACCGCGGTGAAGCTGCACCTGGGCCACGGCGTCGACGCGGACCTCGCCACCGTCGACGCGGTCCGGGCGGCGGCGCCGTCGCTGCGGGTCGCCGTGGACGCCCACTGGGTGTACGACGTCACCGACGCGCTGCGGCTGGCCGACGGGCTGGCCGCACGGGGCGGCTGGTTCCTGGAGGCGCCGCTGGCGCCGGAGGACGTCGCCGGGCACGCCGAGCTGGTGCGCCAGGCGCGGCTGCCGATCGCCGTGGGCGAGGCGCTGCGCAACCGGTACGAGTTCGGGTCGTGGCTCGACGCACGGGCGCTGCGGCTCGCGCAGCCCGACGTCGCGCGCACCGGCATCACGGAGGCCATGGTCGTCGCCGAGCTGGCGGCGGCCCGGCACGTGCCCGTCGCTCCGCACCACTCCACCGGCCTCGCCGTCGCGCTCGCGGCCGGCCTGCACGTCAGCGCGGCCGTCGAGAGCCTCGCCGTGTTCGAGTACCAACCCACCTCGGTCGACGTCGGGCAGCGCGTGCTCCGGCAGCCGCTGCCGATCGGCCCCGGCTCCATAGCGGTGCCGGGCGGTCCCGGCCTCGGGATCGACGTCGACGAGGAATCCATCCGCAAGCTCGCCGAGGAGTCTGACGCCAGATGA
- a CDS encoding NAD(P)-dependent oxidoreductase, which produces MTAVLVTGAAGNVAGMLRPGLDDVSVRAVDTRPVTGWDGADVRVGDLADPSFTAAAVEGMDAVVHLAANPSPGASWPELRRPNADAVVTLLDAAWRAGVRRVVLASSVHAMGGYVSAARAGGGLVDPAWPVRPCCAYGASKAFAEAYARTVADGGGPSVVCLRLGGVLPEPTDTGNLIGWLSPGDLRLLVRSALAADVRYGCYFGVSANTRGVFSYANAVAELGYRPESDSEAHAASVSPGDGGLCRWPDEQSPAV; this is translated from the coding sequence ATGACCGCGGTGCTCGTGACCGGCGCGGCCGGGAATGTCGCCGGGATGCTCCGCCCCGGCCTGGACGACGTCTCCGTGCGCGCCGTCGACACCCGTCCGGTCACCGGCTGGGACGGCGCCGACGTCCGGGTCGGCGACCTCGCCGACCCCTCGTTCACCGCCGCGGCGGTCGAGGGGATGGACGCCGTCGTGCACCTGGCCGCCAACCCGTCGCCCGGCGCGTCGTGGCCGGAGCTGCGCAGGCCCAACGCCGACGCCGTCGTGACCCTGCTGGACGCGGCGTGGCGGGCGGGGGTGCGGCGGGTGGTGCTGGCCAGCTCGGTGCACGCGATGGGCGGCTACGTCTCCGCCGCCCGGGCCGGCGGTGGTCTCGTCGACCCGGCGTGGCCGGTGCGGCCGTGCTGCGCGTACGGCGCCAGCAAGGCGTTCGCGGAGGCCTACGCCCGCACCGTCGCCGACGGCGGCGGGCCGTCGGTGGTGTGCCTGCGGCTGGGCGGCGTGCTGCCGGAGCCCACGGACACCGGCAATCTGATCGGCTGGCTGTCGCCCGGTGACCTGCGGCTGCTGGTGCGGTCGGCGCTGGCGGCGGACGTCCGGTACGGCTGCTACTTCGGGGTGTCGGCCAACACCCGCGGGGTGTTCTCCTACGCCAACGCGGTGGCCGAGCTGGGCTACCGGCCGGAGTCCGACTCGGAGGCCCACGCCGCCTCCGTCTCCCCCGGCGACGGCGGCCTCTGCCGCTGGCCCGACGAGCAGTCGCCGGCCGTCTGA
- a CDS encoding type II toxin-antitoxin system VapC family toxin has translation MTLIADTGALYAAFDRDDQHHDAVVSYLRTVDAKPIVPPLVLAELDHLALVRLGERARAAIMAELAETTHVATFSHAMFISAADVAARHGEFPLGLTDASVMVVAFEHQTHDILTTDQRHFRAVRPLLGAPAAAYRLLPFDA, from the coding sequence GTGACCCTGATTGCCGACACCGGCGCCTTGTACGCGGCATTCGACCGCGATGACCAGCACCATGACGCAGTCGTCAGCTATCTCCGGACGGTCGACGCCAAGCCGATCGTGCCGCCGCTCGTCCTCGCCGAGCTCGATCACCTGGCACTCGTGCGGCTCGGTGAGAGGGCCCGCGCGGCCATCATGGCCGAACTCGCGGAGACCACGCACGTGGCGACTTTCAGCCATGCCATGTTCATCTCCGCGGCCGATGTCGCTGCCCGGCACGGCGAGTTTCCCCTCGGGCTGACCGACGCGTCTGTCATGGTCGTGGCATTCGAGCATCAAACGCACGACATTCTGACCACCGACCAACGCCACTTCCGCGCTGTCCGCCCATTGCTGGGCGCGCCCGCAGCCGCCTACCGGCTGCTGCCGTTCGACGCCTGA
- a CDS encoding CopG family transcriptional regulator produces MVRTTIYLPEELKRELEARARLEGRSEADIIRDSLARTLHSSSRTIKDLRFGMFASGHSDTSTRTYEVLAESGFGES; encoded by the coding sequence ATGGTGCGGACGACGATCTATCTCCCCGAGGAGCTGAAGCGCGAGCTCGAAGCACGAGCGCGGCTCGAGGGGCGCAGTGAGGCCGACATCATTCGCGACTCGTTGGCGCGCACCTTGCACAGCAGCAGCCGAACGATCAAAGATCTCCGTTTCGGCATGTTCGCCAGTGGCCACAGCGACACCTCGACCCGCACCTACGAGGTCCTGGCCGAATCGGGCTTCGGCGAATCGTGA
- a CDS encoding LuxR family transcriptional regulator, with product MVIHVTRTVSLVGRERQLADLRQAYATACAGEPVTVLLGGEAGIGKTRLAEEFVAEVVAGGTRAVAGQSVPLDGEGPAFAPLVGALRGLHAEFGAQRLLELAGPGGDALAGLVPEVGVAPAEGPEGRGRLYEVVTSLFERVAAERPLVVVLEDLQWADSPTRDLLRFLVRGVRDAQLLFVVTYRSDELHRGHPLRPLLAELDRLRQVHRIELPRLDADEVVLQLRELLGRPPERSHVDRIVRRSEGIPFFVEELAYADDCGDLPGSLRDLLLVRVEPLSEDTQRLLRLMSAAGNRVDHSVLEFVAGEQTGPLETALREAVSAGVIVVDGDGYAFRHALLREALHADMLPGEHARMHARYAQALEAHPELMPSTPTAAEVAHHWYSAHDVERAFAWSLTAAAELVRSYAHATAQQLLERALELWDQVAEPERVAGSDRLELLIRAATEAYAAGETERTLSLVKEGLRLVDRSADPVRAGWLLAHLGSVKNRLGRPGAIEALMEARELIPAEPSVQRAEALDWLATMLMLDWRFAESLEVADETERVATAVGLDRVVASAQITRGTAWVHMGDAEKALDELRRAGPTATANPDHLHRYFVNLSDAYTLLGRYRDAVDVATEGYEHARRRGRKRTSGVVLAGNAAEPMLALGDWERAERMIERGLELVPPPNHERHMIGLQAWLVLWRGDVATAAAAVDRLRAGMTRRVVLPQDSRLVARLEAEVALAQGDAERAWSAVATEVGPSADAAVPGYDLPLAFAGAQALGARVRAAGGAATAGARVTGVDGAGPAGVDGGWLAGSAGPAAEGFAADAAWLRALVAQASRGWPVGVWTVLVEAELVSAGAAGAGGADGGEAAAAGSAGPADAGASAVAGAEVVAWERALAALRSAEGPVHLIPYAGFRLGQALVGAGRRDDALEVLRQAAAAADSLGAGLYRGWIDTFSKRAQLPLVSGVPDPAAAPSGLTVREHEVLRLVAAGRSNREIGEELFISAKTASVHVSNILAKLGASGRGEAAAIAHRDGLLDTAAS from the coding sequence GTGGTCATTCACGTCACCCGCACCGTGAGCCTGGTCGGGAGGGAACGGCAGCTCGCCGACCTCCGCCAGGCCTATGCCACCGCGTGCGCGGGCGAGCCGGTCACCGTCCTGCTGGGCGGCGAGGCCGGCATCGGGAAGACGCGGCTGGCCGAGGAGTTCGTGGCCGAGGTGGTCGCCGGCGGCACCCGCGCCGTCGCCGGCCAGTCGGTCCCGCTCGACGGCGAGGGCCCGGCGTTCGCGCCGCTGGTGGGCGCGCTGCGCGGGCTGCACGCCGAGTTCGGGGCGCAGCGGCTGCTCGAGCTGGCCGGTCCCGGCGGCGACGCACTGGCCGGGCTGGTGCCCGAGGTGGGCGTCGCGCCGGCCGAGGGGCCCGAGGGCCGCGGCCGGTTATACGAGGTCGTCACCTCGCTGTTCGAGCGCGTCGCGGCGGAACGCCCGCTGGTGGTCGTGCTCGAGGACCTCCAATGGGCCGACAGCCCCACCCGCGACCTCCTGCGCTTCCTCGTCCGCGGGGTGCGCGACGCCCAGCTGCTGTTCGTCGTCACGTACCGCTCCGACGAGCTGCACCGCGGCCACCCGCTGCGGCCGTTGCTGGCCGAGCTCGACCGCCTGCGCCAGGTGCACCGCATCGAGCTGCCCCGGCTCGACGCCGACGAGGTCGTGCTGCAGCTGCGCGAGCTGCTGGGCCGGCCGCCGGAGCGGTCCCACGTCGACCGCATCGTCCGGCGCAGCGAGGGCATCCCGTTCTTCGTCGAGGAGCTGGCCTACGCCGACGACTGCGGCGACCTGCCCGGGTCGCTGCGCGACCTCCTCCTGGTCCGGGTCGAGCCGCTGTCCGAAGACACCCAGCGGCTGCTGCGGCTGATGTCGGCAGCCGGCAACCGCGTCGACCACTCCGTCCTCGAGTTCGTCGCCGGTGAGCAGACCGGCCCGCTGGAGACCGCGCTGCGCGAGGCCGTCTCGGCCGGCGTCATCGTGGTCGACGGCGACGGCTACGCGTTCCGGCACGCGCTGCTGCGCGAGGCCCTGCACGCCGACATGCTGCCGGGCGAGCACGCGCGCATGCACGCCCGGTACGCGCAGGCGCTCGAGGCGCATCCCGAGCTGATGCCGAGCACGCCCACCGCCGCCGAGGTCGCGCACCACTGGTACTCCGCCCATGACGTCGAGCGGGCGTTCGCGTGGTCGCTCACCGCGGCCGCCGAGCTGGTCCGCAGCTACGCCCACGCCACGGCGCAGCAGCTGCTCGAGCGGGCGCTGGAACTGTGGGACCAGGTCGCCGAGCCCGAACGGGTGGCCGGCAGCGACCGCCTCGAGCTGCTCATCCGCGCGGCCACCGAGGCGTACGCGGCGGGCGAGACCGAGCGCACGCTGTCGCTGGTGAAAGAGGGGCTGCGGCTGGTCGACCGGTCCGCCGACCCGGTCCGGGCCGGCTGGCTGCTGGCGCACCTCGGCAGCGTGAAGAACCGGCTGGGCCGGCCCGGAGCCATCGAGGCGCTCATGGAGGCGCGCGAGCTCATCCCGGCCGAGCCGTCGGTGCAGCGGGCCGAGGCGCTCGACTGGCTGGCCACCATGCTCATGCTCGACTGGCGCTTCGCCGAATCGCTGGAGGTCGCCGACGAGACCGAGCGGGTCGCCACCGCCGTCGGCCTCGACCGCGTCGTGGCGTCCGCGCAGATCACCCGCGGCACCGCCTGGGTGCACATGGGCGACGCCGAGAAGGCGCTCGACGAGCTGCGCCGGGCCGGGCCCACGGCCACCGCCAACCCCGACCACCTGCACCGCTACTTCGTCAACCTCTCCGACGCCTACACCCTGCTCGGCCGCTACCGCGACGCCGTCGACGTCGCCACCGAGGGCTACGAGCACGCCCGCCGGCGCGGCCGCAAGCGCACGTCCGGCGTGGTGCTGGCCGGCAACGCCGCCGAGCCCATGCTGGCGCTGGGCGACTGGGAGCGGGCCGAGCGGATGATCGAGCGCGGCCTCGAACTCGTGCCGCCCCCCAACCACGAGCGGCACATGATCGGCCTGCAGGCCTGGCTCGTCCTCTGGCGCGGCGACGTCGCCACCGCGGCCGCCGCCGTCGACCGGCTGCGCGCCGGCATGACCCGCCGGGTCGTGCTGCCGCAGGACAGCCGCCTGGTCGCTCGCCTCGAGGCCGAGGTCGCGCTCGCCCAGGGCGATGCGGAGCGGGCCTGGTCCGCCGTCGCCACCGAAGTCGGGCCGTCGGCCGACGCCGCGGTGCCCGGGTACGACCTGCCGCTGGCGTTCGCCGGGGCGCAGGCGTTGGGGGCGCGGGTCCGCGCCGCCGGTGGTGCCGCGACGGCCGGTGCCCGGGTGACCGGTGTCGACGGTGCCGGGCCGGCTGGTGTTGACGGTGGCTGGCTGGCTGGCAGTGCCGGGCCGGCCGCGGAGGGGTTCGCGGCTGACGCCGCGTGGCTGCGGGCGCTCGTCGCCCAGGCGTCGCGCGGCTGGCCGGTCGGTGTGTGGACGGTGCTGGTCGAGGCCGAGCTGGTCAGCGCCGGTGCGGCAGGGGCGGGCGGTGCCGATGGCGGCGAGGCGGCTGCTGCCGGTAGCGCGGGGCCGGCGGACGCCGGCGCGTCTGCGGTGGCCGGCGCCGAGGTGGTGGCGTGGGAGCGGGCGCTGGCGGCGCTGCGGTCGGCCGAGGGACCGGTGCATCTCATCCCGTACGCCGGGTTCCGGCTCGGCCAGGCGCTGGTCGGGGCGGGCCGGCGCGACGACGCCCTCGAGGTGCTGCGGCAGGCGGCCGCTGCTGCCGACTCGCTGGGCGCCGGGCTGTATCGCGGCTGGATCGACACGTTCTCGAAGCGGGCGCAGTTGCCGCTGGTCTCCGGCGTGCCCGATCCCGCGGCGGCGCCGTCCGGGCTGACGGTGCGCGAGCACGAGGTGCTGCGGCTGGTGGCGGCGGGCCGCAGCAACCGCGAGATCGGCGAGGAACTGTTCATCAGCGCCAAGACGGCCAGCGTGCACGTGTCGAACATCCTGGCCAAGCTCGGCGCGTCCGGACGCGGCGAAGCAGCCGCCATCGCCCACCGCGACGGGCTCCTCGACACCGCCGCCTCCTGA
- a CDS encoding ABC transporter ATP-binding protein encodes MTTSAIRVRGLRKAYAGVPAVNGLDLDVAQGEVFALLGPNGAGKTTTVEILEGYRRRDAGEVSVLGSDPARPDAGWRARIGIVLQSSGGHDELSVQELVHHFAGYYPAARDPDEVIAAVGLDEKRATRARHLSGGQRRRLDVALGILGDPELLFLDEPTTGFDPEARREFWALITSLADGGTTIILTTHYLDEAEHLAGRVGVITGGRIVALDTPDRLGGRDHDHAVVRWSEDGQQRTERTATPTALVAQLAGRLGGEVPGLVVSRPTLEDVYLRLIGQPDHTLEVVS; translated from the coding sequence ATGACGACTTCCGCCATCCGGGTCCGCGGGCTGCGCAAGGCCTACGCCGGCGTCCCCGCCGTCAACGGGCTGGACCTCGACGTCGCGCAGGGGGAGGTCTTCGCGCTCCTGGGGCCGAACGGCGCCGGCAAGACCACCACCGTGGAGATCCTCGAGGGCTACCGCCGCCGCGACGCCGGCGAGGTCAGCGTGCTGGGCTCGGACCCGGCGCGGCCGGACGCCGGCTGGCGGGCCCGCATCGGCATCGTGCTGCAGAGCTCCGGCGGCCACGACGAGCTGTCCGTGCAGGAGCTGGTGCACCACTTCGCCGGCTACTACCCCGCCGCCCGCGACCCCGACGAGGTCATCGCGGCCGTCGGGCTGGACGAGAAGCGCGCCACGCGGGCGCGGCACCTGTCCGGTGGGCAACGCCGCCGCCTGGACGTCGCGCTGGGCATCCTGGGCGACCCGGAGCTGCTCTTCCTCGACGAGCCCACGACCGGGTTCGACCCGGAGGCGCGGCGGGAGTTCTGGGCGCTCATCACGTCGCTGGCCGACGGCGGCACGACGATCATCCTCACCACCCACTATCTGGACGAGGCCGAGCACCTGGCCGGACGCGTCGGCGTCATCACGGGCGGGCGCATCGTCGCGCTGGACACGCCGGACCGCCTCGGCGGCCGCGACCACGACCACGCGGTCGTCCGGTGGAGCGAGGACGGCCAGCAGCGCACCGAGCGGACCGCCACCCCCACCGCGCTGGTCGCCCAGCTGGCCGGCCGGCTGGGCGGCGAGGTGCCCGGCCTCGTCGTCAGCCGCCCCACGCTGGAGGACGTGTACCTGCGGCTGATCGGTCAGCCGGACCACACCCTGGAGGTCGTGTCATGA
- a CDS encoding ABC transporter permease yields MSTSRIAVSRASLETRSYFRERDSVIFSFLFPVIMLGIFAVVFGNEDVGESSGVPIDFAQYFLPGMVASGIMLVSFQTLAISLAIEREDGTLKRLRGTPMPPVSYFLGKVGMILVVGLSQIALLLAVAVLAFGVELPAEPSKWLTFAWCYVLGTAGGAVLGIAYSSVPRSAKSASAVVVGPLLVLQFISGVFFVFSDLPSWLQNVASVFPLKWLAQGMRSVFLPDRFETLEVSASWQHGPTALILSLWLVAGLVICVRTFRWQRRDDG; encoded by the coding sequence ATGAGCACGAGCCGCATCGCGGTGTCGCGCGCCTCGCTGGAGACCAGGAGCTACTTCCGCGAACGCGACTCCGTGATCTTCTCGTTCCTGTTCCCGGTCATCATGCTGGGCATCTTCGCCGTCGTGTTCGGCAACGAGGACGTCGGTGAGAGCAGCGGCGTCCCGATCGACTTCGCGCAGTACTTCCTGCCCGGAATGGTCGCCTCGGGCATCATGCTGGTCAGCTTCCAGACGCTGGCGATCAGCCTGGCCATCGAGCGCGAGGACGGCACGCTGAAGCGGCTGCGCGGCACGCCGATGCCGCCGGTGTCGTACTTCCTGGGCAAGGTCGGCATGATCCTGGTCGTCGGGCTGAGCCAGATCGCGTTGCTGCTGGCCGTGGCCGTGCTGGCGTTCGGGGTCGAGCTGCCGGCGGAGCCGTCGAAGTGGCTGACGTTCGCCTGGTGCTACGTGCTCGGCACGGCCGGCGGCGCGGTGCTGGGCATCGCGTACTCGTCGGTGCCGCGGTCGGCGAAGAGCGCGTCCGCCGTGGTGGTGGGGCCGCTGCTGGTGCTGCAATTCATCTCGGGCGTGTTCTTCGTCTTCTCCGACCTGCCAAGCTGGCTGCAGAACGTCGCCTCGGTGTTCCCGCTGAAATGGCTGGCGCAGGGCATGCGTTCGGTGTTCCTGCCCGACCGATTCGAGACGCTGGAGGTATCCGCATCATGGCAGCACGGCCCGACGGCGCTGATCCTGTCGCTGTGGCTGGTCGCGGGCCTGGTGATCTGCGTCCGGACGTTCCGGTGGCAGCGCAGGGACGACGGCTGA
- a CDS encoding sensor histidine kinase produces MAAQGRRLTTDGGAPARSSVAELDAFWQRTTVAWHSVYLGLLGLLALIIGSSGNLSSDDRLTGLLAVTAMVVVYLLLGRRLLGTEEVGWQVIVQLAVSWGCLYLLLGTGIFDAYFLLFGLIPHIWVFLPTRWAIGATFVFLSGLAVIEIGRDGWTATAVRDVAPQVALQIGLSLLMGLFITHVFIQAEKRAELIDELERTRTELAQLEHSRGVLAERERLSHEIHDTLAQGFTSILTLAQAIEVALDRNPDAVRDRLALLEQTARDNLAEARALVSSLAPVSLQDASLPEAIERIAGRFADETGLEVSLQIDEAGPPLPANVEVVLLRATQEALTNVRKHAGARRVIVALRFRSGPPGAATVAVVDDGRGFRPGAAHDGYGLRGMRARVEQVGGLLEVVSAPDAGTTVRATVGLAALPQR; encoded by the coding sequence GTGGCAGCGCAGGGACGACGGCTGACGACGGACGGCGGCGCCCCGGCGCGCAGCAGCGTCGCCGAGCTGGACGCGTTCTGGCAGCGCACCACGGTCGCCTGGCACAGCGTCTACCTGGGCCTGCTGGGGCTGCTCGCGCTGATCATCGGCAGCTCCGGCAACCTGTCCAGCGACGACCGCCTGACCGGCCTGCTCGCGGTGACGGCCATGGTCGTCGTCTATCTCCTGCTGGGCCGTCGGCTGCTGGGCACCGAGGAGGTCGGCTGGCAGGTGATCGTCCAGCTGGCCGTCAGCTGGGGCTGCCTCTACCTGCTGCTCGGCACGGGCATCTTCGACGCGTACTTCCTGCTGTTCGGGCTGATCCCGCACATCTGGGTGTTCCTGCCGACACGGTGGGCCATCGGCGCGACGTTCGTGTTCCTGTCCGGCCTGGCCGTCATCGAGATCGGCCGTGACGGCTGGACGGCCACGGCGGTGCGCGATGTCGCACCGCAGGTGGCGCTGCAGATCGGGCTGTCGCTGCTGATGGGGCTGTTCATCACGCACGTGTTCATCCAGGCCGAGAAACGGGCCGAGCTGATCGACGAGCTGGAACGCACCCGCACCGAGCTGGCCCAGCTCGAGCACTCGCGCGGCGTGCTGGCCGAACGGGAGCGGCTCTCGCACGAGATCCACGACACCCTGGCGCAGGGCTTCACCAGCATCCTCACGCTGGCGCAGGCCATCGAGGTGGCGCTCGACCGCAACCCCGACGCCGTCCGCGACCGGCTGGCGCTGCTGGAGCAGACGGCGCGCGACAACCTCGCCGAGGCGCGGGCGCTGGTCAGCTCGCTGGCGCCGGTGAGCCTGCAGGACGCGTCGCTGCCCGAGGCGATCGAGCGCATCGCCGGCCGGTTCGCCGACGAGACCGGGCTGGAGGTGAGCCTGCAGATCGACGAGGCCGGCCCGCCGCTACCGGCGAACGTCGAGGTCGTGCTGCTGCGCGCGACCCAGGAGGCGCTGACGAACGTGCGCAAACACGCCGGCGCCCGCAGGGTCATCGTCGCGCTGCGGTTCCGGTCCGGCCCGCCCGGTGCGGCCACCGTCGCCGTGGTCGACGACGGACGAGGGTTCCGGCCGGGCGCGGCGCACGACGGGTACGGGCTGCGCGGTATGCGGGCTCGGGTCGAGCAGGTCGGCGGGCTGCTCGAGGTCGTCAGCGCGCCGGATGCCGGCACCACCGTCCGTGCGACCGTCGGGCTGGCAGCGCTCCCTCAGCGCTGA